In a genomic window of Alteromonas gilva:
- a CDS encoding flagellin N-terminal helical domain-containing protein, which translates to MSLYVNTNVSALNAQRQLSDVNDKLSTSFERLSSGFRINSSADDAAGLQISDRLTSQIQGLNQAVRNANDAISLTQTAEGALSEVTASLQRIRQLAVQSQSGINSSADRVALQKEVSALKTEISRVSTDTQFAGVDLLNGTYSAKFLVGANGGQTISVNLSRAGGGYGTSGLSLSNLSVSTAAVASAAIASIDSAISTIGSARADLGALQNRFQSTIRNLSNISENVTAARSRIRDTDFAAETADLTRNQIIQQASVSVLSQANQRPQTALSLLG; encoded by the coding sequence ATGAGTTTATATGTAAATACAAACGTGTCGGCCCTGAATGCGCAGCGTCAATTAAGTGATGTAAACGATAAATTAAGTACATCGTTTGAACGCTTGTCATCAGGTTTCAGAATTAACAGCTCGGCAGATGATGCCGCGGGTCTGCAGATATCAGATCGCCTGACGTCACAAATCCAGGGCTTGAACCAGGCAGTACGTAACGCAAACGATGCTATCTCGCTGACGCAAACAGCTGAAGGTGCGTTGTCAGAAGTGACAGCCAGCCTGCAACGTATTCGTCAGTTAGCGGTACAATCGCAAAGCGGTATTAACAGCTCGGCTGACCGTGTAGCCCTGCAAAAAGAAGTTTCAGCGTTAAAAACTGAAATCTCACGGGTATCAACAGATACTCAGTTTGCTGGCGTTGATCTGCTAAACGGTACTTACTCTGCTAAGTTCTTAGTAGGTGCGAATGGCGGTCAAACCATTTCGGTTAACTTGTCTCGTGCGGGTGGCGGATACGGCACATCAGGCTTGTCGCTGTCCAACTTGTCAGTGTCAACAGCTGCGGTTGCATCTGCTGCGATAGCCTCTATTGATAGTGCTATTTCCACTATCGGTAGTGCAAGAGCTGACTTAGGTGCATTGCAAAACCGCTTCCAGTCAACTATTCGTAACCTGAGCAATATTTCGGAAAATGTCACCGCGGCTCGCTCGCGTATTCGTGACACCGATTTCGCTGCTGAAACGGCTGACTTAACGCGGAACCAGATCATTCAGCAGGCGTCTGTATCAGTATTAAGCCAGGCAAACCAGCGTCCTCAAACAGCGTTGTCGTTGTTAGGATAA
- the pseF gene encoding pseudaminic acid cytidylyltransferase, with the protein MNIAVIPARGGSKRIKSKNIRAFAGQPLIAYSIQAAKASGIFEDILVSTDSEEIARVAKAMGATGIIERPAALADDFIGTTPVVQHAIKSHQDIEDSPPDYVCCIYATAPFITASSIVEGYSKLVAAKTMKYAFSVTTFPFPVQRAIRMSGNGVEPVDPGSMACRSQDLEECYHDAGQFYWGTPEAWLGEAGMFAPHSIPVVLPRHMVQDIDTPEDWERAELMYRAYVADSKK; encoded by the coding sequence ATGAACATCGCCGTGATCCCAGCCCGTGGTGGCAGTAAACGGATTAAAAGCAAAAATATCAGGGCGTTCGCGGGACAGCCTCTGATTGCCTATTCTATTCAGGCCGCTAAAGCCTCAGGAATATTTGAAGATATTCTGGTGTCGACCGATTCGGAAGAAATCGCCAGAGTGGCTAAAGCCATGGGCGCCACTGGCATTATTGAGCGCCCTGCAGCACTGGCCGATGATTTTATTGGCACCACGCCGGTCGTGCAGCACGCCATTAAGAGTCATCAGGATATTGAAGACTCACCGCCAGATTATGTGTGTTGTATTTATGCGACGGCGCCGTTTATTACTGCCAGCTCGATTGTCGAGGGGTACAGTAAATTAGTCGCCGCCAAAACCATGAAGTACGCCTTTTCAGTGACAACATTCCCGTTTCCGGTACAGCGCGCCATCAGAATGTCGGGGAACGGTGTTGAGCCGGTTGATCCGGGCAGCATGGCCTGTCGTTCACAGGATCTGGAAGAATGTTATCACGACGCAGGTCAGTTTTACTGGGGGACGCCGGAAGCCTGGTTAGGTGAGGCAGGCATGTTTGCGCCTCACAGTATTCCGGTTGTGTTGCCACGACATATGGTGCAGGACATCGATACGCCGGAAGACTGGGAACGTGCCGAGTTAATGTATCGCGCTTACGTGGCGGACAGCAAAAAATGA
- the fliD gene encoding flagellar filament capping protein FliD, with protein sequence MTIQSLGVGSGLALDDLVTQLLNAERAPKEARLKDKEEKIQSEISALGQIKSKLSDFKDSVDKLRKDSDINGREPTITNPTEDKEVFTAEASGSALRGTYKVAITQLASGSRIETADAVYTSGTDKVLTDGAGDTTMTFKINGSTDETFTIDVKQNMTLAQLREAINKNENNFGVNANIIDTGTAAGAKLVFTSDVTGFGKDLVIVNDGDRGELEKLATTNSAESLTYLSPVKPAQDALATVDGILVRSDTNTFENTIQNVSFEATEESPFDTNGTTRLESTLEIGFDRKGLESKVRDFVDNYNKIIKDIKTLTRYGSSELEDDGALAGDSMLRGISSSLAGVVGSSVDKSTLGSLFGMGIELTSDGKLEIGDLDYGLGSGQDRLEKALEENFDDIAKLFTDEDQGIATRLYEITKEYTSYSGLLTLRERSAKDDKDQLQDERESFETRMFNYEQILRDRYLNLDQTVARLNQTGSALLASLGQY encoded by the coding sequence ATGACTATTCAATCGTTAGGTGTTGGTTCAGGGCTTGCGCTTGACGATCTCGTCACGCAGTTGCTCAATGCTGAACGAGCGCCCAAAGAAGCGCGTTTAAAAGACAAAGAAGAAAAAATCCAATCTGAGATCTCTGCATTAGGGCAAATAAAGTCCAAATTATCTGACTTTAAAGATTCTGTAGATAAGTTACGCAAGGACTCCGACATCAACGGCCGTGAGCCTACCATTACTAACCCTACTGAAGACAAAGAAGTTTTCACTGCCGAAGCCTCGGGCTCAGCACTACGGGGGACGTATAAAGTAGCGATAACTCAGCTGGCTTCTGGCTCACGCATAGAAACGGCCGATGCGGTGTATACCTCAGGTACCGACAAGGTGCTGACCGATGGCGCCGGTGATACCACAATGACCTTCAAGATAAATGGGTCAACAGATGAAACATTCACCATAGACGTCAAACAAAACATGACGTTGGCGCAACTGCGTGAAGCCATCAATAAGAATGAAAATAACTTTGGTGTGAACGCCAACATTATTGATACAGGCACCGCTGCCGGAGCTAAACTGGTGTTTACCTCTGATGTAACAGGTTTTGGCAAAGATCTGGTTATCGTTAACGATGGCGATCGTGGTGAACTTGAAAAACTCGCGACGACCAATTCAGCCGAAAGTTTGACTTACTTGTCGCCAGTTAAACCCGCGCAGGACGCTTTAGCGACAGTTGACGGCATTCTTGTCCGTAGCGACACCAATACCTTTGAAAATACGATTCAGAATGTGTCCTTTGAAGCTACCGAGGAATCCCCCTTTGATACCAATGGTACCACTCGCCTTGAATCAACCCTGGAAATCGGTTTCGACCGCAAGGGCCTCGAGAGTAAGGTTCGCGATTTTGTTGATAACTATAACAAGATCATCAAAGATATTAAAACGCTGACCCGCTATGGTTCATCCGAACTGGAAGATGACGGTGCGTTAGCGGGCGACTCGATGCTACGCGGAATTAGCAGTAGTCTGGCTGGCGTGGTGGGCTCAAGCGTGGATAAATCTACTCTGGGCAGTCTTTTTGGCATGGGTATCGAACTCACCTCCGATGGCAAACTGGAAATAGGCGATCTTGATTATGGTTTGGGTTCTGGTCAGGACAGGTTAGAGAAGGCGCTTGAGGAAAACTTTGACGACATCGCTAAATTGTTCACCGATGAAGATCAGGGTATCGCTACGCGACTCTACGAGATTACCAAAGAATATACATCTTACAGCGGCTTGCTCACCTTACGGGAACGATCAGCAAAAGACGACAAAGATCAGTTACAGGATGAACGTGAGAGCTTTGAAACAAGAATGTTTAATTACGAGCAAATTTTACGCGACAGGTATTTGAACTTAGACCAAACCGTCGCAAGACTAAATCAGACCGGTTCTGCCTTGTTGGCATCACTGGGTCAGTACTAG
- the fliS gene encoding flagellar export chaperone FliS: MALTGINAYRKGSLKQDIANADPHKLTLMLMQGALDRIAYAKGAMERREYELKSQYISRVTAILINLRETLDVKIGGEAAENLFALYDYMIDRLHDAHVKNDLQMLDEVANLLTPIRDAWVQIPEEAKQEAYLAQRQKREAV, from the coding sequence ATGGCACTTACGGGAATCAACGCGTATCGCAAAGGTAGTCTCAAGCAGGATATAGCCAATGCCGATCCGCATAAACTCACATTAATGTTAATGCAAGGTGCGCTGGACCGGATTGCCTATGCAAAAGGGGCAATGGAGCGACGCGAGTATGAATTAAAATCTCAGTATATCTCCAGGGTAACAGCAATTTTAATTAATTTGCGCGAAACACTGGATGTAAAAATCGGCGGTGAAGCGGCAGAAAACCTCTTCGCTCTGTATGATTATATGATTGACCGCTTGCACGACGCTCATGTGAAGAATGACTTGCAGATGCTTGATGAAGTGGCTAACCTGCTAACACCTATTCGAGACGCTTGGGTACAGATCCCTGAAGAAGCCAAGCAGGAAGCGTATTTAGCTCAGCGTCAAAAACGCGAAGCTGTGTGA
- a CDS encoding flagellar protein FlaG — protein sequence MDVTTSQIGQNFAVNNLATGEPQSDVKSNQATPESAPGSEQKKVAQRPEDTQAQQNSADNYNREEQGQEIAGAVQEIQTFLQAQNRNLAFSVDENTNRSVVTVKDSSSGDVIRQIPSDEVLRLAERIKDLQQDIGSSVGVLFNKQA from the coding sequence ATGGATGTTACCACATCACAAATTGGCCAGAATTTTGCTGTAAATAACCTGGCAACCGGAGAGCCTCAGTCCGACGTAAAATCGAATCAGGCAACGCCGGAAAGTGCGCCGGGCAGTGAACAAAAAAAAGTGGCTCAGCGACCAGAAGATACTCAAGCTCAACAAAATTCAGCCGATAACTATAATCGAGAGGAACAGGGGCAAGAGATCGCAGGTGCTGTCCAGGAGATCCAGACGTTTCTGCAAGCGCAGAATAGAAACCTGGCATTTTCTGTAGATGAAAACACCAACCGTTCGGTTGTCACTGTGAAAGATTCTTCATCGGGAGACGTAATAAGGCAAATTCCCTCCGATGAAGTATTGAGGTTAGCAGAAAGAATTAAAGATCTTCAGCAAGACATCGGAAGTAGTGTGGGGGTTCTTTTTAACAAGCAAGCTTAG
- the pseI gene encoding pseudaminic acid synthase, whose protein sequence is MSRPDAPKTVNIGGRQIGAQHCPFIIAELSGNHNQSLDTAKAMVEAAAESGAHAIKLQTYTADSMTLDVNAKGFVIEEQDSLWHGASLYSLYQKAATPYAWHAELFAYARSLGMLAFSSPFDEAAVDFLAELDVPCFKIASFELTDIPLIRKAASKGKPLIMSTGMASLSEIELAVSTARQAGCHDIILLKCTSTYPAEASNTNLVTIPHLRDAFNCQVGLSDHTGGIGASVAAVALGASVIEKHFVLDRNGGGVDAAFSLEPQELALLVVETERAWQALGQITYGGSEAEDKSKQYRRSIYVSEDIEPGDTLGAHNLKIVRPAFGLAPKHWEEVCGKTARRAMSKGTPLHWGAIG, encoded by the coding sequence ATGAGCCGGCCAGACGCGCCTAAAACAGTGAATATTGGTGGGCGCCAGATAGGCGCGCAGCACTGCCCGTTTATTATTGCCGAGTTAAGTGGCAATCATAACCAGTCACTGGACACCGCTAAGGCCATGGTTGAAGCCGCTGCCGAGAGCGGCGCGCACGCGATAAAACTGCAAACCTATACTGCCGACAGCATGACACTGGATGTCAACGCGAAAGGATTTGTTATAGAGGAGCAGGATAGTTTATGGCACGGCGCCAGTCTTTACAGCCTGTATCAAAAAGCGGCGACGCCTTATGCATGGCATGCTGAATTGTTTGCCTATGCCAGGTCGTTAGGGATGCTTGCATTCAGCTCTCCCTTTGATGAAGCCGCAGTAGACTTTCTGGCCGAACTTGACGTGCCGTGTTTTAAAATCGCCTCGTTTGAGCTCACCGACATACCACTGATACGAAAAGCTGCCAGCAAGGGTAAGCCACTGATCATGTCGACAGGCATGGCCAGCCTGAGCGAGATTGAGCTGGCTGTGAGTACTGCGCGGCAAGCCGGTTGTCATGACATTATTTTATTAAAATGTACCAGCACGTACCCGGCGGAGGCGAGCAATACCAATTTGGTCACCATCCCTCATTTGCGGGACGCTTTTAACTGTCAGGTAGGGCTGAGCGATCATACCGGCGGTATTGGCGCCTCAGTGGCGGCAGTGGCGCTTGGCGCCAGCGTAATCGAAAAACACTTTGTACTGGATCGCAATGGCGGTGGCGTGGATGCGGCGTTTTCACTGGAGCCACAGGAATTAGCCTTGCTGGTGGTCGAAACAGAGCGTGCCTGGCAGGCCTTAGGGCAGATTACCTATGGCGGTAGTGAGGCCGAAGATAAATCAAAACAGTACCGGCGCTCTATTTATGTCAGTGAGGACATTGAGCCCGGTGATACCCTCGGCGCGCATAATTTAAAGATTGTTCGCCCGGCCTTTGGACTGGCGCCAAAACACTGGGAAGAGGTGTGCGGTAAAACTGCCAGGCGTGCAATGTCAAAAGGGACCCCCCTTCATTGGGGGGCCATTGGTTAA
- the pseC gene encoding UDP-4-amino-4,6-dideoxy-N-acetyl-beta-L-altrosamine transaminase, with the protein MIPYGKHTLFPDDIEAVKHVLESSFLTQGDQVPRFEQAICQYTGAEYAVACNSGTSGLHIACLAAGVSRGDTVWTVPNSFAASANCALYCGASVDFVDIDPATRNICISALTDKLHLALAENKIPKVIIAVHFAGSSCDMAAISAIVEPYGITLIEDAAHALGGSDSDGNRVGLCKYSAMTVLSFHPVKSITSAEGGMVLTNDEETARQLRRYASHGISRDPQLIGAEHADEPWFYAQFELGFNYRLSDLHAALGLSQLKHLDDFVARRLALVREYDKELTDLPVIKPILDENSAWHLYMIELNRHDRKTVFTQLRERGIGVNVHYIPIHLHPYYQKLGFAPGQFPHAEHYYERALTLPLFPAMSADNQQEVVKQLREVLL; encoded by the coding sequence ATGATCCCTTACGGCAAGCATACGTTATTTCCGGATGATATAGAGGCTGTTAAGCATGTGCTGGAAAGCAGCTTTTTAACTCAGGGTGACCAGGTGCCCCGTTTTGAGCAGGCGATATGTCAGTATACCGGCGCCGAATACGCGGTGGCTTGCAACAGTGGCACGTCGGGATTGCATATTGCCTGTTTGGCTGCGGGCGTTAGCCGCGGCGATACCGTGTGGACTGTGCCAAATTCTTTTGCCGCCTCGGCGAACTGCGCGTTGTATTGCGGGGCTAGCGTTGACTTTGTTGATATCGATCCGGCAACGCGTAATATTTGCATCTCCGCATTAACCGACAAATTGCATCTTGCGCTGGCTGAAAACAAGATTCCAAAAGTGATTATTGCGGTGCATTTTGCCGGCAGCAGTTGCGATATGGCAGCTATATCAGCCATCGTAGAGCCTTACGGAATCACCCTCATAGAAGATGCCGCACATGCTCTGGGCGGGTCTGATTCTGACGGTAACCGGGTAGGTTTGTGTAAATACTCGGCCATGACAGTGCTGAGTTTTCATCCGGTTAAATCTATTACCAGCGCCGAAGGCGGCATGGTGCTGACTAATGACGAAGAAACGGCCAGACAGTTACGCCGTTACGCCAGTCATGGTATCAGCCGCGACCCCCAGCTCATCGGCGCTGAACATGCCGACGAACCGTGGTTTTATGCGCAGTTTGAATTAGGCTTTAATTACCGGCTGAGCGATTTACATGCTGCTCTGGGGCTTTCGCAACTCAAGCATCTGGATGATTTTGTTGCCCGGCGATTAGCCCTGGTTCGGGAATATGACAAAGAACTGACCGACTTGCCGGTTATTAAGCCGATCCTCGATGAAAACAGTGCCTGGCACCTTTACATGATCGAGTTGAACCGTCATGATCGCAAAACTGTGTTTACACAGCTTCGCGAGCGGGGGATTGGTGTCAATGTACATTATATACCAATCCACCTGCATCCTTATTACCAGAAATTAGGGTTTGCGCCTGGTCAGTTCCCACATGCCGAACACTATTATGAGCGAGCGCTGACACTCCCTTTATTTCCCGCAATGTCTGCCGATAACCAGCAGGAGGTTGTTAAGCAGTTAAGAGAGGTTTTACTATGA
- the pseB gene encoding UDP-N-acetylglucosamine 4,6-dehydratase (inverting): MFDNKTILITGGTGSFGKRFVSYLLANATPRKVIIYSRDELKQFEMQQHFNAPCMRYFIGDVRDNERLKIAMKGVDYVVHAAALKQVPAAEYNPNECIKTNINGAQNVIDAAMANDVSRVIALSTDKAANPVNLYGATKLASDKLFVAANNISGATGPRFSVVRYGNVVGSRGSVVPFFRKLLSEGRQKLPVTHPEMTRFWITLDEGVEFVVNNFSRMQGGEIFVPKIPSIRITDLVTAMSGQSAYEEVGIRPGEKLHEVMVPEEMAHHTLEFDDHYVIAPAIIFFDKNINYRRNRLGEEGKPVADKFEYHSGTNPHFLTIDELQALDKTTL; encoded by the coding sequence GTGTTTGACAATAAAACGATACTAATCACCGGTGGTACCGGCTCTTTTGGTAAGCGTTTTGTGAGTTACCTGCTGGCCAATGCAACCCCCCGCAAAGTGATAATTTATTCTCGCGACGAACTAAAACAGTTTGAAATGCAGCAACATTTTAATGCTCCCTGCATGCGTTATTTTATTGGTGATGTCAGAGACAACGAACGGCTTAAAATTGCCATGAAAGGCGTTGATTACGTAGTGCATGCCGCCGCGTTAAAACAAGTGCCCGCCGCCGAATACAACCCGAATGAATGTATAAAAACCAATATCAATGGCGCTCAGAATGTCATAGATGCGGCCATGGCGAATGACGTTTCGCGCGTCATTGCGTTGTCGACCGATAAGGCCGCAAACCCGGTGAACCTGTATGGCGCAACTAAACTGGCATCTGACAAGCTATTCGTGGCGGCCAATAATATCTCAGGTGCCACCGGTCCGCGTTTTTCGGTGGTGCGTTATGGCAATGTAGTGGGTTCACGTGGTTCTGTCGTGCCGTTTTTCCGCAAATTGCTCAGCGAAGGTCGCCAAAAACTCCCTGTTACTCATCCTGAAATGACCCGCTTTTGGATTACCCTGGATGAGGGCGTTGAGTTTGTAGTGAATAACTTTTCGCGCATGCAGGGCGGTGAAATCTTTGTACCGAAAATTCCCTCGATTCGTATTACCGATCTGGTTACGGCAATGAGCGGGCAATCGGCTTACGAAGAGGTTGGCATTCGCCCGGGAGAAAAGTTACACGAGGTCATGGTGCCTGAAGAAATGGCCCATCATACCCTGGAGTTTGACGATCACTACGTTATCGCGCCGGCTATCATCTTCTTTGATAAGAATATCAACTACCGGCGCAATCGTCTGGGCGAAGAGGGCAAACCCGTGGCTGATAAATTTGAGTACCACTCTGGAACCAATCCACACTTCTTAACCATCGATGAGTTACAAGCTTTGGATAAAACCACGTTATGA
- a CDS encoding flagellin N-terminal helical domain-containing protein, whose translation MSLYVNTNVSSLNAQRQLFTSGNQLDTAFERLSSGFRINSAADDAAGLQISDRMTSQVEGLNQAVRNANDGISLAQTAEGAMQEITTALQRIRVLSIQSQNGINSSSDRLALQKEVSALKTEISRISVTTQFAGVNILAGSYSAKFLVGANSGQSISVNISRAGGGFGFSGLTNGQSDLTVADAASASAALATIDAAISTIDAKRADLGALQNRFQSTIRNLSNISENVSAARSRIRDTDFAAETAQLTRTQIIQQASTTVLSQANQRPQAALSLLQ comes from the coding sequence ATGAGTTTATATGTAAACACAAACGTATCGTCACTAAACGCCCAGCGTCAGTTGTTCACCTCAGGCAATCAATTAGATACCGCCTTTGAGCGTCTGTCGTCAGGCTTTCGTATTAACTCCGCAGCAGACGATGCCGCGGGCTTGCAAATTTCCGACCGGATGACCAGCCAGGTAGAGGGCTTAAATCAAGCCGTACGAAACGCCAATGACGGTATTTCTCTCGCTCAAACCGCTGAAGGCGCAATGCAGGAAATTACCACGGCATTACAGCGCATCAGAGTGTTGTCTATCCAGTCCCAAAACGGCATAAACTCTTCTTCTGACCGACTGGCACTGCAAAAAGAAGTGTCGGCGCTTAAAACTGAGATTTCACGAATCTCGGTGACTACCCAGTTTGCTGGTGTAAACATTTTGGCAGGCTCTTACTCGGCAAAATTCCTGGTTGGTGCCAACAGCGGCCAATCCATTAGTGTCAACATTTCGCGCGCCGGAGGAGGCTTTGGTTTTTCCGGGCTAACCAATGGCCAGAGTGACTTAACGGTGGCAGATGCTGCCAGTGCGTCGGCTGCACTTGCGACCATTGATGCTGCGATTTCGACAATTGACGCAAAGCGTGCCGATCTCGGTGCTTTACAAAATCGTTTTCAGTCGACTATCAGAAACTTAAGTAACATTTCAGAGAACGTATCAGCGGCAAGATCGCGCATCCGGGATACAGATTTTGCCGCCGAGACGGCACAACTTACCCGCACCCAGATTATTCAGCAGGCAAGCACAACCGTGTTGTCGCAGGCAAACCAGCGACCACAGGCAGCATTATCGCTACTGCAGTAA
- a CDS encoding flagellin domain-containing protein encodes MSLYVNTNVSALNAQRQLSNVSNALGTSFERLSSGFRINSASDDSAGLQISDRMTSQIQGLNQAVRNANDAISLTQTAEGALDETTTALQRIRQLAVQSQSGINSSADRVALQKEVSALKTEISRISTDTQFNGVDLLSGGYSAKFQVGANAGQSVSVNLSRAGGFGASGLSVGSLSVSTAAVASAALASIDAAISTIGGVRADLGALQNRFTSTIRNLSNISENVSAARSRIKDTDFAAETAALTRNQILQQASTTVLSQANQRPQAALQLLG; translated from the coding sequence ATGTCTTTGTACGTCAATACCAATGTGTCTGCATTAAATGCACAACGCCAGTTGTCCAATGTGAGTAATGCGCTGGGCACTTCCTTTGAGCGTCTGTCTTCAGGATTCCGTATTAATTCTGCGTCCGATGACTCGGCCGGTTTACAGATTTCTGACCGAATGACCTCACAAATCCAAGGCCTGAACCAAGCTGTTCGTAACGCCAACGATGCGATTTCACTAACCCAAACTGCTGAAGGTGCACTCGATGAGACGACCACTGCTTTGCAGCGTATACGCCAACTGGCGGTACAATCACAAAGTGGTATCAACTCATCAGCTGACCGTGTAGCCCTGCAAAAAGAAGTATCGGCGCTTAAAACCGAGATTTCGCGAATTTCTACTGATACTCAGTTCAACGGTGTTGATCTGCTTAGCGGTGGTTATTCTGCTAAGTTCCAGGTTGGTGCCAACGCAGGTCAAAGTGTGTCGGTTAACCTGTCCAGAGCCGGTGGTTTTGGTGCGTCAGGTCTGAGCGTGGGCTCGTTGTCAGTATCCACTGCAGCGGTAGCGTCAGCAGCGTTAGCATCTATTGATGCAGCCATCTCTACCATTGGTGGAGTGCGGGCTGATTTGGGTGCGCTGCAAAACCGATTCACTTCAACTATTCGTAACCTGAGTAACATTTCAGAAAACGTATCTGCAGCTCGCTCGCGAATCAAAGATACTGATTTTGCAGCAGAAACTGCGGCACTAACTCGTAATCAGATTCTCCAGCAGGCGAGTACGACTGTGCTGTCACAGGCAAATCAGCGTCCGCAGGCAGCGTTACAGCTACTTGGATAA
- a CDS encoding flagellin N-terminal helical domain-containing protein: MSLYVSTNVSSLNAQRQLFTSSTQLDTAFERLSSGFRINSAKDDAAGLQISDRITSQIMGLDQAVRNSNDGISLAQVAEGAMQEITTALQRIRVLAIQAQNGINSSADRTALQKEVSALKLEISRIASTSQFAGSDILKGGFSTAFLVGAQAGQYINFNLSRTGGFGFSGLTNGFDASVLTAEQASATLDRIDRAISAIDAKRADLGALQNRFQSTIRNLSNISENASAARSRIRDTDFAGETAELTRWQIIQQASTTVLGQANQRPQAALQLLQ, encoded by the coding sequence GTGAGCTTATATGTAAGCACGAATGTGTCGTCGCTGAACGCTCAGCGGCAACTATTTACCTCGTCAACGCAGTTAGATACCGCCTTTGAGCGTTTATCTTCCGGCTTTCGAATTAACAGCGCAAAAGATGATGCGGCGGGTCTGCAGATATCAGATCGCATTACCTCACAAATCATGGGGCTTGACCAGGCAGTCAGAAACTCCAACGACGGTATATCACTTGCCCAGGTCGCTGAAGGCGCCATGCAAGAGATCACTACGGCGTTGCAACGTATCCGAGTGCTGGCCATTCAAGCGCAAAACGGCATTAATTCGTCGGCTGACCGCACTGCACTGCAAAAAGAAGTGTCAGCGCTTAAGTTAGAAATCAGCCGAATTGCCTCGACCTCACAGTTTGCTGGCAGTGACATATTGAAGGGCGGATTCTCTACCGCGTTTTTGGTTGGTGCCCAGGCTGGTCAGTATATCAACTTCAATTTGTCCCGCACTGGTGGCTTTGGCTTTTCAGGCCTGACCAATGGTTTTGATGCCAGTGTGCTGACGGCTGAACAGGCGTCTGCAACGCTGGATCGAATCGACAGAGCCATCTCTGCTATCGATGCGAAACGCGCTGACTTAGGTGCACTGCAAAATCGTTTTCAGTCAACGATCAGAAACTTAAGTAATATTTCGGAGAATGCTTCGGCGGCAAGATCGCGCATTCGCGATACCGATTTTGCCGGTGAAACGGCAGAGCTTACCCGTTGGCAGATTATTCAGCAGGCCAGTACCACTGTTCTTGGCCAGGCGAATCAGCGGCCACAGGCAGCCTTGCAGCTATTACAGTAA